One Candidatus Kryptobacter tengchongensis DNA window includes the following coding sequences:
- a CDS encoding serine/threonine-protein kinase RsbW has protein sequence MKKNRPKFESADFPSDVSSFKKFEKFLYELRGKYKISDEDFYRLYLASSEAFINAIVHGNKLEPSKKVKVRFKSFKKSFEIEVQDEGEGFEPESIPDPTVNENLLKESGRGIYIIKAFSDVVKFHKTRNGMKVRIKIKKRPSAL, from the coding sequence ATGAAAAAAAACCGTCCAAAATTTGAATCCGCTGATTTTCCATCGGATGTTTCATCGTTCAAGAAGTTTGAAAAATTTCTTTATGAGTTGAGAGGCAAATATAAAATTTCGGATGAGGATTTTTATAGGCTTTATCTTGCTTCAAGTGAAGCGTTTATAAATGCCATCGTTCACGGGAATAAACTTGAACCAAGTAAAAAGGTAAAAGTTAGGTTCAAGTCTTTTAAAAAAAGTTTTGAGATTGAGGTACAAGATGAGGGTGAAGGTTTTGAGCCTGAATCTATCCCGGATCCGACCGTTAATGAGAACCTGTTGAAGGAATCGGGGAGGGGAATTTATATCATCAAAGCTTTTTCCGATGTGGTAAAATTTCACAAAACCAGAAATGGCATGAAAGTCAGAATAAAAATAAAAAAGCGACCGAGCGCCCTCTAA